In Acidobacteriota bacterium, the sequence CTTCGCGCACCTCAACGGCGCCCACCAGCTCGTTGATGTCGCGGATGCCCTCTTGGCGGCAGTGCTCTTGCAGCCCGTCGATGATCTTGGGAGCGGCGCAGGGGTCGTAGAAATTGGCCGTCCCCACTTGGACGGCAGTGGCGCCGGCCAGCAGGAATTCCAGGGCG encodes:
- a CDS encoding nitronate monooxygenase, producing the protein VREKRPMLSNTVGGLSGPSIRPLALRLTWQCAQAVDIPVVGIGGISTTRDALEFLLAGATAVQVGTANFYDPCAAPKIIDGLQEHCRQEGIRDINELVGAVEVREGQFFYE